The genomic window CCGGAGCCCGGCACGGCTTAGCGGCCCGTGCCCGCGGCGCGCCCTGGCAGGCGACCGCGGAATCTGCCTTCAACTCCCCGGCACGATAAAGCTGGGATGCCGCGCGCAAATTTCCGGCAGCGAACTCAGCGTGCCCGATAGGTGCTCGCGCAGAGCCTTCTGCGCGCCGGCACTGTCGCCTTGCGCAATGGCGCGCACGATGGCGCGGTGGTCGCGAAGAATCGCCTCGGTCTTGCCCGCAGTGGGCAGGTGCAGGCGCCGCAGCCGGTCGACGTGGCCCGAGACGCGGCTCACCATGTCCCACAGGCTCGGCACGCCGGCGGCTTCGTACATCAGGTGATGAAACTTGCGGTCGGCGCCGACGAATTCGCTGTACTGCCGCTCCGCCGCCAAGGTCGCTTGCAGCGCGATTTGTGTTTTCAGCTGCGCGACAAGATCGGGCGTTGCCTGCTCCGCCAGCTGGTGCACGATTTCGAGCTCGATCGAGCGGCGCAGAAAGTGAGCCTGCCGGGCCGCGTCGATGTCGATGCGGCTGACCAGCGTCGCGTGCTGGGGAAACACGTCCACCAGGCCTTCCTCGGCCAGGCGCAGCAAGGCCTCGCGCACGGGTGTCTGGCTCACGCCGAACCTGTCCGCCAGCTCCTGCCGGACCAGCACCGTGCCGGGCACCAGTTCAAGCGAAAGGATGGCGTCGCGCAGCTTTTCGAGCACCTGCGGCGCTGCGAGGCGTGTGCGGTCGAGTCGGATCCGGGTGAGGGCGGTCATTCGGCGGAATTCTCGCTTTGCTGAACTGATATATTAGTGTTTTAATGTAGCTGATTCCACGAAAACCACTGGTTCAGCCCCTCAGGTTCAGCCCCTCGATGCAACGCTCTTACGACACCCTGCGCAGCGCCCGCTGGTTCGCACCCGACGATTTCCGCTCCTTTGGCCACCGCTCGCGCGTGATGCAGATGGGCTACGCGCCGACCGACTGGGTCGGCAAGCCGATCATTGCGATCGTCAACACGTGGAGCGATGCCAACCAGTGCCACTCGCACTTCAAGCAGCGTGTGGACGACGTCAAGCGCGGCATCTTCCAGGCCGGCGGCTTTCCGCTCGAGCTGCCGGCCATCTCGCTGTCGGAGAGCATGGTCAAGCCGACCACCATGCTCTACCGCAACTTCCTGGCAATGGAGACGGAAGAGCTCTTGCGCAGCCATCCTGTAGATGGCGCCGTGCTGATGGGCGGCTGCGACAAGACCACGCCGGGGCTCACGATGGGGGCGCTCAGCATGGGCCTGCCGTTCATCTACCTGCCGGCCGGCCCCATGCTGCGCGGCAACTGGCGAGGGCAGGTGCTGGGCTCGGGGTCGGACGCATTCAAGTACTGGGACCAGCGCCGCGCCGGCCAACTGAGCGACCAGGCCTGGCAAGAAATGGAAGCCGGCATCGCACGCAGCCATGGCACCTGCATGACCATGGGCACCGCGGCCACGATGATGGGCATTGCCGAAGCCGTGGGCTTTTCGCTGCCTGGCGCCTCGAGCATTCCGGCGGCCGATGCCAATCACGTGCGCATGAGCGCCGAATGCGGCCGCCGCATCGTCGAGATGGTGTGGGAAGACTTGACGCCCGCCAAGATGCTCACACGCGCCAATTTCGAGAACGGCATCGCCTGTGCCATGGCCATGGGTTGCAGCACCAACGCCATCGTTCACCTGATCGCCATGTCGCGCCGCGCCGGCCACCCGGTCACGCTGGACGACTTCGATGCCGCAAGCCGCCGGGTACCGGTGGTCGCCAATATCCGGCCGAGCGGCGACACCTACCTGATGGAAGACTTCTTCTATGCCGGCGGCCTGCCCGCGATGCTGGAGCGCATTCGCGGCCACCTGAACACCGAGGCGCGCACGGTCAACGGCCGCACCATCGGCCAGAACATCGAGGGCGCCGAGGTGTTCAACGATGACGTGATCCGGCCGCTCGGCAACCCCATCTATGCCGAAGGCGCGCTCGCCGTGCTGCGCGGCAACATCGCCCCCGATGGCGTGGTGATCAAGCCGAGCGCATGCGCGCCGCATCTGCTGCAGCACACCGGCCGCGCGCTGGTGTTCGACGACTACCCCGCGCTCAAGAGGGCGGTGGACGATCCCGAGCTGGACGTGACCGGCGACGACATCCTGGTGCTGCGCAATGCCGGCCCGCGCGGTGCGGGCATGCCCGAGTGGGGCATGCTGCCGATACCGACCAAGCTGCTGAAGCAGGGCGTGAAGGACATGCTGCGCCTGTCGGACGCGCGCATGAGCGGCACCAGCTACGGCGGCTGCCTGCTGCACTGCTCGCCCGAAGCGGCCGTCGGCGGTCCGCTGGCGCTGGTCCGCACAGGAGACCGCATCTGCGTCGACGTGCCCGCGCGGCGCATTCACCTGGAAGTGAGCGACGAGGAACTGGCCCGCCGCAAGGCCGCATGGACACCGCCGCCGCCGCGCTACGAGCGCGGCTACGGATGGATGTTCGGCCGCCACATCCTGCAGGCCAACGAAGGCTGCGATTTCGACTTTCTCGAAACCGCGTTCGGCAAGCCGGTGCCCGAGCCCGATATTTTCTGAAGACTTCTTCCCCATTCCGAACCAACGCCCAATCAAACGGAGACCCCGACGTGAATCCCCAAACCCGCGAGAAGCTGATGCAGGTCAGCACCGCCACCCTGTGCACGGCCCTGTTCAAGCGCGGCCTGCGCAACCAGTTCATCCAGAACGTGCATCCGCTCAACCCGTCGTTGCCCAACATGGTGGGCGAGGCGTTCACGCTGCGCTACATGCCCGCGCGCGAAGACCTGAACCCCATCACCGTGTTCAACGACCGCAGTCACCCGCAGCGCCAGGCCGTGGAGCAATGCCCAGTGGGCGCGGTGCTGCTGATGGACAGCCGCAAGGACGCGCGCGCCGCCTCGGCCGGCGGCATTCTGGTGAGCCGGCTCATGAAGCGCGGCGTGGCCGGCGTGGTCACCGACGGAGGCTTTCGCGACAGCCCCGACATCGCGAAGCTGGGCTTTCCTGCGTACCACCAGCGCCCGAGCGCGCCGACCAACCTCACGCTGCACCAGGCCATCGACATCAACGTGCCCATAGGCTGCGGCGACGTGGCCGTGTGGCCCGGCGACGTGGTGGTGGGCGATGCGGAGGGCGTCATCGTGATTCCGGCGGACATTGCCGATGAAGTTGCGGCCGAGGCCACCGAGATGACCGTCTTCGAAGACTTCGTGCAGGAGAAGGTGCTCGAAGGCCGCTCCATCCTCGGCCTCTATCCGCCGACCGAGGAGCAAAGCCGCACCGAGTTCGCCGCCTGGCGGCAGGCCCGCGGCCGCTGACAGCCGGACTTTCATTCATCCGACCACGACAACTACAGCAACGAGAGACAAGACCATGCCCTTCATTCAACGCGCCGCGCGGCTGCTGCTCGCCGCATCCACATTCGCGTCTGCATTCACGCTGGCACCCACCCTGGCGCTCGCGCAAGCCGAATGGCCCGCAGCCAAGACCATCACCTACGTCGTGCCCTTCACGGCCGGCGGCTCCACGGACATCGTGGGCCGCATCCTCGCCAACAAGCTGCAGGAGAGCCTGCACCAGTCGGTGGTGGTCGACAACAAGCCGGGGCAGGCCGGCGGCATCGGCGCCGCCTACGTGGCCAAGGCCGCGCCCGACGGCTACACGCTGTTCGGCGGCACCATCAGCACGCACGCCATCAACGCCAGCCTCTACAAGAAGCTGCCCTACGACCCGATGAAGGACTTCGAGCCCGTGTCGCTGGTCGGCCGGCTGCCCAACGTGCTGATCGTCAACAGCCAGCTCGGCGTGAACTCGGTGGCCGAGCTGATTGCGCTGCTCAAGAAGGACGAATCGAAGCGCACCTTCGCTTCTTCGGGCGCGGGAACATCGACGCACCTGGCCGGCGAGATGTTTGCCGACATGATCGGCGTGAAGCTCACGCACGTGCCGTACAAGGGTACGCCGCCCGCCATGACCGACGTGGCCTCGGGCCTGGTGCCCTTCATGTTCGACCAGGTGACCGCCGCGCTGCCCCTGGTGAAGAGCGGCAAGCTGAAACTTCTGGCCGTGACCACCGGCAAGCGCATTGCACTCGTGCCCGAGCTGCCGACCATGATCGAATCGGGCGTCGCGGGTTTCGAAATGTCGTCATGGCAGGCCGTGTACGCGCCCAAGGGCACGCCCAAGCCCATCATCCAGCGCCTGAATGCCGAGATCGTGAAGGCGCTCAAGCAGCCCGACGTGCAGGCCAAGCTCTCGGGCCAGCTGGCCATGGACATCGCCGCCAGCACGCCCGAAGAATTGCGCGATCACATGGCCCGCGAGATTCCGCGATGGGCCGAACTGGTGAAAAAGTCGGGCGCCACGGCCGACTGAAACCGCGGCGCCGTGGAACTGGCCCGGGGCCTTGCTGCCCGGGCCGGAATTTCTTTTAAAGTTCCTGAATCCTTCTGGCCATGATGCGCCCTCTATGCAAGGGTCAACATCAACCGGAGTGTTCAACGTGTTCCATCTCAAACGCAATCTCCCCGCCTGGGAGCGAATCATTCGCCTGTGCCTGGGCGCCTTCGCCGCAGCAGG from Variovorax paradoxus includes these protein-coding regions:
- a CDS encoding GntR family transcriptional regulator, which codes for MTALTRIRLDRTRLAAPQVLEKLRDAILSLELVPGTVLVRQELADRFGVSQTPVREALLRLAEEGLVDVFPQHATLVSRIDIDAARQAHFLRRSIELEIVHQLAEQATPDLVAQLKTQIALQATLAAERQYSEFVGADRKFHHLMYEAAGVPSLWDMVSRVSGHVDRLRRLHLPTAGKTEAILRDHRAIVRAIAQGDSAGAQKALREHLSGTLSSLPEICARHPSFIVPGS
- the araD gene encoding L-arabinonate dehydratase, producing MQRSYDTLRSARWFAPDDFRSFGHRSRVMQMGYAPTDWVGKPIIAIVNTWSDANQCHSHFKQRVDDVKRGIFQAGGFPLELPAISLSESMVKPTTMLYRNFLAMETEELLRSHPVDGAVLMGGCDKTTPGLTMGALSMGLPFIYLPAGPMLRGNWRGQVLGSGSDAFKYWDQRRAGQLSDQAWQEMEAGIARSHGTCMTMGTAATMMGIAEAVGFSLPGASSIPAADANHVRMSAECGRRIVEMVWEDLTPAKMLTRANFENGIACAMAMGCSTNAIVHLIAMSRRAGHPVTLDDFDAASRRVPVVANIRPSGDTYLMEDFFYAGGLPAMLERIRGHLNTEARTVNGRTIGQNIEGAEVFNDDVIRPLGNPIYAEGALAVLRGNIAPDGVVIKPSACAPHLLQHTGRALVFDDYPALKRAVDDPELDVTGDDILVLRNAGPRGAGMPEWGMLPIPTKLLKQGVKDMLRLSDARMSGTSYGGCLLHCSPEAAVGGPLALVRTGDRICVDVPARRIHLEVSDEELARRKAAWTPPPPRYERGYGWMFGRHILQANEGCDFDFLETAFGKPVPEPDIF
- a CDS encoding ribonuclease activity regulator RraA, yielding MNPQTREKLMQVSTATLCTALFKRGLRNQFIQNVHPLNPSLPNMVGEAFTLRYMPAREDLNPITVFNDRSHPQRQAVEQCPVGAVLLMDSRKDARAASAGGILVSRLMKRGVAGVVTDGGFRDSPDIAKLGFPAYHQRPSAPTNLTLHQAIDINVPIGCGDVAVWPGDVVVGDAEGVIVIPADIADEVAAEATEMTVFEDFVQEKVLEGRSILGLYPPTEEQSRTEFAAWRQARGR
- a CDS encoding Bug family tripartite tricarboxylate transporter substrate binding protein, whose product is MPFIQRAARLLLAASTFASAFTLAPTLALAQAEWPAAKTITYVVPFTAGGSTDIVGRILANKLQESLHQSVVVDNKPGQAGGIGAAYVAKAAPDGYTLFGGTISTHAINASLYKKLPYDPMKDFEPVSLVGRLPNVLIVNSQLGVNSVAELIALLKKDESKRTFASSGAGTSTHLAGEMFADMIGVKLTHVPYKGTPPAMTDVASGLVPFMFDQVTAALPLVKSGKLKLLAVTTGKRIALVPELPTMIESGVAGFEMSSWQAVYAPKGTPKPIIQRLNAEIVKALKQPDVQAKLSGQLAMDIAASTPEELRDHMAREIPRWAELVKKSGATAD